One genomic segment of Rubripirellula amarantea includes these proteins:
- a CDS encoding TolC family protein, which yields MTSPSYASDQTHDLAAMQRAHAELKQSPLNDVNVEFDSGWWTSYVSQPLNAELEPLPLTLEDALLATLEYSTQVQVFSDLPLIRETAVIEAAASFDWHQYLDTRWDDVSEPIGNALTAGAGVDRFNDHRWTGRAGLRKRTHTGGTLDASQQFGFQDNNSQFFVPDPQGTARLVLGFTQPLMRGRGRRYNDSLICLAKIDHEVAGDEFRRQLESHLLEVARSYWALYLERAALYQKTNSYLRGKAIYDRLAARRELDANTSQLVSAEAAIAERYSDLVRAQAAVRNAQSRLRSLVNNPAYADVELLPTDAPSFASSSVDLDESVAIALQNRPEIMQALKQIKAGGIRLSMSKNELMPVLNLVTQTYVSGLAGQGDSIEAFENQFTVGTPSYGIGLQYEFPVGNRAAEARLRRRKLELRQVSNQYETTLQTIRHEVAVGVRELQTSMTELSTKQTAMRARSAQLDAMTARWDQLPGDQTDKALSLENLLIAQNQLASSEFEYLTAQLTYNLSLVNLKRVTGLLLQSERVDIAKICECGLPRNILVKNNDESLASFGMLETGTHQSQEYHPSQSPVDNPNEVDFYHYESPGLMEVPLVEEL from the coding sequence ATGACTTCCCCATCGTACGCGTCGGATCAGACTCATGATTTGGCAGCGATGCAGCGGGCACATGCAGAACTGAAACAAAGCCCGCTCAACGACGTCAATGTCGAATTCGATTCGGGATGGTGGACGTCTTACGTTTCGCAACCACTCAATGCCGAACTAGAACCACTGCCGCTGACGTTGGAAGACGCTCTTCTAGCGACGCTCGAATATAGCACGCAGGTGCAAGTCTTCAGTGACCTTCCTTTGATTCGCGAGACGGCGGTCATCGAAGCAGCCGCTTCGTTCGACTGGCACCAATATCTCGATACACGCTGGGATGACGTCAGCGAACCGATTGGAAATGCGCTCACCGCGGGTGCTGGTGTCGACCGCTTCAATGACCATCGCTGGACGGGCCGCGCTGGACTTCGCAAGCGAACCCATACCGGTGGTACGCTCGATGCATCGCAACAATTTGGTTTCCAGGACAACAACTCGCAATTCTTCGTTCCCGATCCGCAAGGCACCGCGAGACTAGTCCTAGGCTTTACCCAACCGCTGATGCGTGGGCGCGGACGACGGTACAACGACAGCTTGATCTGTTTGGCCAAGATTGACCACGAAGTGGCGGGCGACGAGTTTCGACGACAACTCGAATCGCACTTGCTCGAAGTCGCTCGTTCGTACTGGGCGCTGTATCTCGAACGAGCCGCGTTGTATCAAAAGACCAATTCCTATCTTCGCGGAAAAGCCATTTACGACCGGCTTGCGGCGCGTCGTGAACTGGACGCTAACACTTCACAACTTGTCAGTGCCGAAGCCGCGATCGCCGAACGCTACAGCGATCTTGTGCGTGCTCAAGCCGCGGTCCGCAATGCCCAGTCCCGATTGCGTTCGCTGGTGAATAATCCTGCTTATGCCGATGTGGAATTGCTTCCGACCGATGCACCGTCGTTTGCATCAAGTTCCGTGGACCTCGACGAATCGGTTGCGATCGCGTTGCAAAATCGTCCTGAGATCATGCAGGCGCTCAAGCAGATCAAAGCAGGCGGCATCCGCTTGAGCATGTCCAAGAACGAATTGATGCCCGTCTTGAACTTGGTCACTCAAACCTACGTTTCGGGTTTGGCCGGTCAAGGCGATTCCATTGAAGCATTTGAGAATCAATTTACGGTGGGAACGCCTAGCTATGGAATTGGGCTGCAGTATGAATTTCCCGTAGGCAATCGAGCCGCCGAAGCACGCTTGCGACGTCGAAAGCTAGAATTACGACAGGTCAGCAACCAGTACGAAACCACGTTGCAGACGATCCGTCACGAAGTTGCCGTGGGCGTTCGTGAACTGCAGACGTCGATGACGGAACTTTCCACAAAACAGACGGCCATGCGAGCTCGTTCTGCTCAGCTTGATGCGATGACGGCGCGTTGGGATCAACTCCCGGGCGACCAAACCGACAAAGCTCTGTCGCTTGAAAATCTGCTGATCGCGCAGAACCAACTCGCGAGTTCAGAATTCGAATACTTGACCGCCCAGTTGACCTACAACCTATCCCTCGTGAACCTCAAACGCGTTACGGGGCTATTGTTGCAGAGCGAGCGTGTCGACATCGCAAAGATCTGCGAATGCGGACTCCCAAGAAATATCCTTGTGAAGAACAACGACGAATCGTTGGCAAGCTTTGGCATGTTGGAAACGGGGACTCACCAATCGCAAGAGTACCATCCTTCGCAATCACCGGTTGATAATCCAAACGAGGTAGATTTCTATCACTACGAATCGCCAGGGCTGATGGAAGTCCCTTTGGTTGAAGAGCTATAG
- a CDS encoding HlyD family efflux transporter periplasmic adaptor subunit, translating to MNHVNQPTAPLASDPITVEVMSLCPQVRNDLRITRHMHHDVPSFLIEDPTSGRFSRVGVAEYTFVSLLDGRTTVAEALATTAAKHGLDALDEQDAVSLCGWIVEAGLAHTRASRSGMRVSDGARSLRDQQLAGAINPMFQKLPLGNPGFIVSPVVRFAKRYLANRYVVAVFMLWMSATLVAVVGNYKTFWASTGNVFASNNWIWLVVTWLIVKGVHEFGHAVACRWLGGSVGQAGVMFVLMMPLPYVEVSSSWGFRNKWHRIGVAAAGMMVEAFLASIAIWVWIYSGDPVVQMHARNLIVTATITTLVFNLNPLMRFDGYYMLSDYLELPNLSTNANRWLSFMRQKYWLGATVARPTWPEGRVMIVAFYGLAAFAWRILICVSLAIAASQMFWGAGVLLAALAIAFWIGKPLLRLITHWNDPMRINRRHFGWVTGALAIIVFSVLMIPYQRRVIAPMVVAHEAPTEIRSSVRGFVREILVEPGQSVRAGQVLARLENQELEFDLQRLTTEISQSRQRQRVLRRDQMLVELEIERANENALTSRKNDLTVRLAGLVVQSDVDGAVIHSDLVEQIGTLVTEGKRLFVIADPTRMKLVAMIGQDDAVTLRHHDRFSADVWVEGQGRIIDEITFERLSPRATRDLTHLALASSLGGPLAVYSNPQAQDVHQRYKLVDPRVSAEAMLNLSMTTSGALKSGQRGNVRFALDRRRLGATLLDQMYQWHRVSGRNATKTFR from the coding sequence GTGAATCACGTAAACCAACCTACCGCTCCACTTGCATCCGACCCGATCACGGTCGAGGTGATGTCGTTGTGTCCGCAAGTTCGAAACGATTTGCGGATTACTCGCCATATGCATCACGACGTTCCGAGTTTCTTGATCGAAGATCCGACCTCGGGCCGATTCTCGCGCGTCGGCGTAGCGGAATACACGTTCGTTTCTCTGCTTGACGGACGAACGACGGTCGCCGAGGCATTGGCAACTACCGCAGCCAAACACGGGCTCGATGCTTTGGACGAACAGGACGCCGTTTCGCTTTGCGGATGGATCGTCGAGGCAGGATTGGCTCACACACGTGCTTCTCGATCAGGGATGCGAGTGAGTGACGGCGCAAGAAGCCTGCGCGATCAGCAACTGGCTGGTGCCATCAACCCGATGTTCCAAAAACTACCGTTGGGAAATCCTGGATTCATCGTTTCGCCCGTCGTAAGGTTCGCGAAACGGTACCTCGCCAATCGTTATGTCGTTGCCGTATTCATGCTGTGGATGTCGGCGACTTTGGTTGCAGTGGTCGGGAACTACAAGACCTTTTGGGCCAGCACCGGCAATGTGTTCGCCAGCAACAACTGGATCTGGCTTGTTGTGACGTGGTTGATCGTCAAAGGAGTTCACGAGTTCGGTCATGCCGTCGCGTGCCGATGGTTGGGCGGAAGTGTTGGCCAAGCCGGCGTGATGTTCGTGTTGATGATGCCGCTCCCCTACGTGGAGGTCAGCAGCTCGTGGGGCTTTCGCAACAAGTGGCATCGCATCGGCGTCGCCGCCGCCGGCATGATGGTCGAAGCGTTCCTAGCAAGCATTGCGATCTGGGTTTGGATCTACTCCGGCGATCCGGTCGTTCAGATGCACGCGCGAAACCTGATCGTTACCGCCACGATCACAACGCTGGTATTCAACTTGAATCCACTGATGCGTTTCGATGGCTACTACATGCTCTCGGACTACCTTGAACTGCCCAATTTGTCAACCAACGCGAATCGCTGGTTGTCATTCATGCGCCAGAAATACTGGCTCGGCGCGACCGTCGCTCGACCGACTTGGCCCGAAGGCCGTGTGATGATCGTGGCCTTCTACGGACTCGCCGCATTCGCATGGCGGATACTCATTTGCGTTTCGCTTGCCATCGCTGCGTCTCAAATGTTTTGGGGCGCCGGCGTGCTACTGGCGGCGCTGGCGATCGCATTTTGGATTGGCAAGCCTCTCCTACGACTCATTACTCACTGGAACGATCCAATGCGCATCAATCGACGACACTTTGGTTGGGTCACCGGTGCATTGGCAATCATAGTATTTTCGGTACTGATGATTCCGTATCAACGACGCGTCATTGCTCCGATGGTCGTCGCGCACGAAGCCCCCACCGAGATCCGCTCGAGTGTTCGCGGCTTTGTTCGTGAGATACTCGTTGAACCTGGTCAGTCGGTTCGTGCGGGCCAAGTGCTCGCGAGACTAGAGAACCAAGAACTTGAGTTCGACCTGCAGCGTTTGACTACCGAAATCTCGCAATCGCGGCAGCGTCAGCGAGTGCTTCGCCGCGATCAGATGCTGGTAGAGTTAGAAATTGAGCGAGCGAATGAAAACGCTCTGACTTCACGCAAGAACGACTTGACGGTTCGATTGGCCGGCTTGGTCGTTCAATCTGATGTTGATGGCGCGGTGATTCACTCGGATCTAGTCGAACAGATTGGAACTCTTGTTACCGAAGGAAAGCGTTTGTTCGTGATCGCGGATCCAACTCGAATGAAGCTGGTTGCCATGATCGGACAGGATGATGCAGTGACCCTTCGACATCACGATCGGTTCTCGGCCGACGTTTGGGTCGAAGGTCAGGGGCGTATCATTGACGAGATCACGTTCGAACGACTCAGCCCACGTGCAACGCGAGATTTAACGCACCTGGCACTCGCAAGTTCGCTGGGCGGACCGCTTGCCGTGTACTCCAATCCGCAGGCTCAAGACGTTCACCAACGTTATAAACTGGTCGACCCACGCGTTAGTGCCGAAGCCATGCTCAATTTGAGCATGACCACCTCGGGCGCGCTGAAAAGTGGGCAACGGGGGAATGTGCGGTTTGCATTAGATCGAAGGCGCTTGGGTGCAACGCTGCTGGACCAAATGTATCAGTGGCATCGAGTATCCGGCCGTAACGCCACTAAAACGTTTCGCTGA
- a CDS encoding efflux RND transporter periplasmic adaptor subunit, with protein MKSNPNTTKITAKAVPHRQVHPPHPNPSSSDDATMQLRMRLAEASGQVQNTGWLVELMQSLASTDRFSTACHELTSQLQTHLGVVRVVLGWSGSRATQNVASISGTVHQDKHSEEVRLYQSCLDEAITRETIGVCPSPSQDNDSMLSHQQVAGRDREVVSTPLITKSQTTVGSLMVIASRGQLASNPRVIDFLSASSSPLADVLSACERAEGTRFTKAIRWFRSASVAKRTVNGACIAGVIAAAWIPVTYQVAAPSIIEPVQRRFCVAPHDGLLEQTKVEPGDVVEVNQPVASMDGREVRWELAGLIAQQRRAAKQHDAHLAAHKTTEAMQAELEMQRLQSQIDLLRHRESNLTLTAPIAGIVLSGSMDRRENFPVDQGQVLYEIAPLEELRIELSVSSDDVSHIAEGTNVEMMFAGFGNETFTATISKIRPQSEVRDDQNVFVAECLLANRDGRLRPGMKGHAKIQGDKHAIGWIALHRAWEQVCMRVPW; from the coding sequence ATGAAGTCCAACCCCAACACCACCAAGATCACAGCCAAGGCGGTTCCGCATCGCCAAGTCCATCCGCCGCATCCCAATCCATCGTCATCCGATGACGCGACGATGCAATTGAGGATGCGTTTGGCCGAAGCATCAGGCCAAGTCCAAAACACGGGTTGGCTGGTTGAATTGATGCAGTCGCTCGCATCGACCGATCGTTTCTCGACCGCATGCCACGAACTCACATCCCAATTGCAAACTCACCTGGGCGTCGTTCGCGTCGTGTTGGGTTGGAGTGGATCGCGGGCAACTCAGAACGTGGCTTCGATTTCCGGAACCGTTCACCAGGACAAACATTCGGAAGAAGTTCGGCTCTACCAATCGTGTCTCGACGAAGCGATCACTCGCGAAACGATCGGCGTTTGTCCATCGCCGAGCCAAGACAACGATTCGATGCTAAGCCATCAACAAGTCGCCGGACGCGATCGCGAGGTCGTATCCACGCCGCTGATCACCAAGTCGCAAACCACGGTGGGCAGCTTGATGGTGATTGCTTCACGCGGGCAACTCGCGAGCAATCCTCGCGTGATTGACTTCCTTTCGGCGTCCTCATCGCCGCTGGCCGACGTGCTCTCTGCTTGCGAGCGAGCCGAAGGCACACGTTTCACTAAAGCCATTCGCTGGTTTCGCTCGGCCTCGGTCGCGAAGCGAACCGTTAACGGGGCTTGCATCGCTGGCGTGATCGCCGCAGCCTGGATTCCGGTCACCTATCAAGTCGCGGCACCATCGATTATCGAACCGGTTCAACGCAGGTTCTGTGTGGCGCCGCATGACGGTCTACTGGAACAAACTAAGGTCGAACCGGGTGACGTGGTCGAGGTCAATCAACCTGTCGCATCGATGGACGGCCGCGAAGTTCGTTGGGAGTTAGCTGGATTAATCGCCCAACAACGGCGAGCAGCAAAGCAACATGATGCTCACCTAGCGGCTCACAAAACAACCGAAGCGATGCAAGCCGAATTGGAAATGCAACGACTACAATCGCAAATTGATCTGCTGCGTCACCGTGAAAGCAACCTGACCTTGACCGCACCGATCGCGGGCATCGTTTTGTCGGGAAGCATGGACCGTCGCGAAAACTTCCCGGTCGATCAGGGACAGGTGCTCTATGAAATTGCACCCTTAGAGGAATTGCGAATTGAACTGAGCGTATCGAGCGACGACGTTTCGCATATCGCAGAAGGTACCAACGTCGAAATGATGTTCGCGGGATTTGGCAACGAAACCTTTACCGCAACCATCTCGAAGATCCGTCCGCAAAGTGAAGTACGGGACGACCAGAATGTTTTCGTCGCTGAGTGTTTACTCGCGAACCGCGACGGCCGCCTGCGGCCCGGCATGAAAGGTCACGCAAAGATCCAGGGCGACAAGCATGCGATCGGTTGGATCGCGCTGCACCGCGCCTGGGAACAGGTTTGCATGAGAGTGCCCTGGTAA
- a CDS encoding efflux RND transporter periplasmic adaptor subunit: MKFTFTLLILIAATSTSTSLAESFEAFTEPVQTIELSASESGRVADVFVKRGDRVQADSVILRLDSIVLEASRLIAVQEAESTTQIESLAIERDIKQNRREQVLELLGKGAVSPEEAKRATADADIAALNHDAALEKQKLAMLKVKQIDGQLEQRLVRGQVNGLVIDVLCEAGEYVSSSHPHVATVVVLDQLRCTFFVSTEVADLYEAGETVDVMMERTNGAGERRLRGKVEYVAAVTQADSGRVRMDVLIENPQHKIRSGLRCRFDSPRTQLSHVPSYQGGSTRR, translated from the coding sequence ATGAAATTCACCTTCACCCTCTTGATATTGATCGCGGCGACATCGACGTCGACATCGCTTGCCGAGTCGTTCGAAGCGTTCACCGAACCGGTGCAAACGATCGAGCTTTCGGCGTCCGAATCAGGCCGCGTTGCAGACGTGTTCGTCAAACGAGGTGATCGCGTTCAGGCCGATTCGGTAATTCTGCGGTTGGACTCGATCGTCCTTGAGGCTTCCCGTTTGATTGCCGTGCAAGAGGCTGAAAGCACCACCCAGATCGAGAGCTTAGCCATTGAGCGTGACATAAAGCAGAACCGTCGCGAACAGGTTCTCGAGCTGCTCGGAAAAGGAGCCGTCAGTCCCGAAGAGGCCAAGCGAGCAACCGCCGACGCCGACATCGCAGCGCTCAATCACGACGCTGCCCTCGAAAAGCAAAAACTCGCGATGCTGAAGGTGAAGCAGATTGATGGTCAACTCGAACAACGCCTCGTTCGCGGACAAGTCAATGGGCTGGTGATTGATGTCCTGTGTGAAGCGGGCGAGTATGTTTCCTCCAGTCATCCTCACGTTGCCACGGTCGTGGTACTCGACCAACTTCGCTGCACCTTCTTTGTTTCTACCGAAGTGGCTGATTTGTACGAAGCGGGCGAAACGGTTGACGTGATGATGGAACGGACCAACGGCGCTGGCGAACGCCGTCTGCGAGGGAAGGTCGAATACGTCGCTGCGGTAACCCAGGCCGACAGCGGCCGTGTGCGGATGGATGTCTTGATCGAAAATCCGCAACACAAGATTCGCAGCGGACTGCGTTGCCGATTCGATTCCCCGCGTACTCAGCTTTCGCATGTTCCAAGTTATCAAGGTGGGAGCACACGACGATGA
- a CDS encoding preprotein translocase subunit SecA, whose translation MPVSSIAITSHRPTSRSNPKNRISRYFGSHLSFRFPWPRSGRFNEQAFVDAVRRQTESLAKHSSKMLASETCRLRDSQANVKHDSIIDAVALITEAVRRVTGKTYYDVQLIAGWRLAQGRVAEIQTGEGKTLITAIPAFVFALAGRGVHVATTNDYLSRRDYETTRPAFRLLGLTIAHLDTGQEAGDKRIAYGCDITYGPGYEFGFDYLRDQIERRKGEAMRLGDRFVERIRGQHFQTTASVQRPCAFAIIDEADSVLIDEANTPLVLGGQDPGPQTDPALYRIADQFALSLSEGQDYRIQNGGIIELTESGRRLAGTAFENLPRKKMARSWTVLVHNALKARIGLKPDVDYVVQLGEVQIVDANTGRIHDERRWQGGLHQAVEVAAGLEPSIETLTQARITRQRYCQYYDKLSGLTGTAGENVSDFREFYGLDTDIIPTHRPSQRQIVPARYFANHADKMRFIVDDAMKRSRNGQPVLIGTRSIKESNAVASAFNRAVTLLNGVQDEIEADVVSRAGQAGAITIATNMAGRGTDIAVDGQAKAAGGLHVIATEHQDSPRVDRQLAGRAARQGDPGSVQFLACPQDTLIENHEPKLAATLAGIQLSTGITAAHLDSAIAGLQRDIDRKRFEMRRQMVARDAWLENIQNTLAKTG comes from the coding sequence TTGCCGGTTAGTTCGATCGCAATCACCTCGCACCGTCCCACTAGTCGATCAAACCCGAAGAATCGTATTTCTCGTTACTTTGGGTCTCACTTGTCATTTCGCTTTCCGTGGCCGAGAAGCGGTCGGTTCAACGAACAAGCGTTTGTTGACGCAGTTCGTCGTCAAACCGAATCGCTCGCAAAGCACTCCAGCAAGATGCTAGCGAGTGAGACTTGCCGGCTGCGCGATTCGCAAGCCAACGTGAAACACGACTCAATCATCGATGCAGTTGCCCTGATCACCGAAGCGGTTCGGCGAGTGACGGGCAAGACCTACTACGACGTGCAACTGATCGCCGGCTGGCGACTCGCCCAGGGTCGTGTCGCCGAGATTCAGACGGGCGAAGGAAAAACGTTGATCACCGCCATTCCGGCTTTCGTGTTTGCGTTGGCTGGTCGCGGAGTGCACGTGGCTACCACCAATGACTATCTGTCTCGGCGTGACTATGAAACGACTCGTCCGGCGTTCCGACTGCTGGGCCTTACCATCGCTCACCTCGATACCGGACAAGAAGCAGGCGACAAACGAATCGCTTACGGCTGCGACATCACCTACGGTCCCGGTTACGAATTCGGGTTCGATTACTTACGCGATCAAATTGAACGAAGAAAAGGTGAGGCGATGCGATTGGGAGATCGCTTTGTCGAACGAATTCGAGGCCAACATTTTCAAACCACGGCAAGCGTTCAACGACCATGCGCGTTCGCGATCATCGATGAAGCCGACAGTGTCCTGATCGACGAAGCGAATACACCGCTGGTGCTTGGCGGACAAGACCCGGGCCCGCAAACCGATCCCGCCTTGTATCGGATCGCTGACCAGTTCGCGTTGTCGCTGAGCGAAGGCCAAGACTACCGAATCCAAAACGGTGGCATCATCGAACTCACCGAATCGGGCCGACGACTCGCTGGAACGGCGTTTGAGAATCTGCCTCGCAAAAAGATGGCTCGATCGTGGACCGTCTTGGTTCACAACGCTCTTAAGGCGCGTATCGGTCTAAAACCGGATGTTGACTACGTCGTTCAATTGGGCGAAGTGCAAATTGTTGATGCCAACACGGGGCGCATTCATGACGAACGCCGCTGGCAAGGAGGTTTGCATCAGGCCGTCGAAGTGGCCGCCGGACTGGAACCGTCGATTGAAACGCTGACTCAAGCACGCATCACTCGCCAACGTTATTGCCAGTACTACGACAAGCTAAGCGGGCTGACCGGTACGGCTGGCGAGAACGTTTCCGACTTCCGTGAATTCTATGGACTTGATACCGACATCATTCCCACTCATCGACCAAGTCAACGCCAAATCGTTCCGGCTCGGTACTTCGCAAACCATGCCGACAAGATGCGTTTCATCGTTGACGACGCGATGAAGCGATCTCGGAATGGCCAACCGGTTTTGATCGGCACACGCTCGATCAAGGAAAGCAATGCCGTTGCCAGTGCGTTCAATCGGGCCGTCACGCTGCTCAATGGTGTGCAGGATGAAATCGAAGCCGACGTTGTTTCGCGAGCCGGCCAAGCTGGTGCCATCACCATCGCCACCAATATGGCCGGACGAGGTACCGACATCGCAGTCGATGGGCAAGCCAAAGCCGCAGGCGGTTTGCATGTGATCGCGACCGAGCACCAAGATTCCCCGCGGGTTGACCGCCAACTCGCCGGTCGCGCGGCTCGTCAGGGCGACCCGGGCAGCGTGCAATTCCTCGCTTGCCCCCAAGACACTCTGATTGAAAACCATGAGCCGAAACTCGCGGCGACGCTCGCGGGGATCCAACTTTCCACCGGCATCACTGCCGCACACCTTGATTCCGCCATCGCAGGGTTGCAACGCGACATCGATCGTAAACGTTTTGAAATGCGTCGGCAGATGGTGGCTCGCGATGCATGGCTCGAGAACATTCAAAACACGTTGGCAAAGACAGGCTAA
- the guaB gene encoding IMP dehydrogenase, whose protein sequence is MTQNPSHAKIGPLGVTFDDVLLLPRYSEVVPSEVDVSSQLTARIKLQIPLISSPMDTVTESDMAIALAKEGGMGIIHKNLSLEAQTEEVTKVKRSANGIIVDPVTLSPEVKVGRAAEMMDVANVSGIPIVHADQTLAGILTRRDLRFLEDPDLPISEVMTRENLVTAVGTVTLEEAERILTGKRVEKLLLVDEDRKLTGLITIRDIDMMKRFPRACKDSGGRLRVGAAIGVGDFERAEALIKQGVDVLVVDSAHGHSKNVMETVKEIKSQRGWDIDVIAGNVATADGARALLDAGADAIKVGIGPGSICTTRVISGVGVPQVSAILDAVEVANERDKPVIADGGIRFSGDITKAIAAGASTVMIGSLFAGLAESPGKMILYQGRTFKSYRGMGSMGAMVKGSSDRYRQKNTEAGKLVPEGVEGRVPFKGPLSDYVYQLVGGLRAGMGYIGTRTIQELRRDALFTRVSAATVRENHPHDIAITQEAPNYSPDAKSGDSV, encoded by the coding sequence ATGACCCAGAACCCGTCCCACGCCAAAATCGGTCCGCTCGGAGTCACCTTTGACGACGTCCTGCTGTTGCCTCGGTACAGCGAAGTTGTCCCCAGCGAGGTTGACGTCAGTTCTCAGTTGACGGCGCGGATCAAGCTTCAAATTCCTTTGATATCATCGCCAATGGACACGGTAACCGAGTCCGACATGGCGATTGCATTGGCCAAAGAAGGGGGGATGGGCATCATCCACAAAAATCTTTCTTTGGAAGCTCAGACCGAAGAAGTGACCAAAGTGAAGCGTTCGGCCAATGGCATCATTGTCGACCCGGTCACGCTGTCGCCGGAGGTCAAAGTAGGTCGCGCCGCAGAGATGATGGACGTCGCAAACGTCTCTGGCATTCCGATTGTGCATGCGGACCAGACATTGGCTGGCATTTTGACTCGCCGAGATCTTCGCTTCCTAGAGGACCCAGACCTCCCAATTAGCGAAGTCATGACCCGTGAGAACTTAGTGACGGCTGTAGGGACTGTAACGCTTGAGGAAGCTGAGAGGATTTTAACGGGAAAAAGGGTCGAGAAACTTCTGCTGGTTGACGAAGATAGAAAACTAACGGGACTCATTACTATCCGCGACATCGATATGATGAAGCGGTTCCCTCGAGCCTGCAAAGATTCGGGGGGGCGTTTGAGGGTCGGAGCTGCGATTGGTGTCGGCGACTTTGAACGGGCGGAAGCCCTAATCAAGCAAGGCGTTGACGTGCTGGTGGTGGATTCGGCTCACGGACACAGCAAGAACGTGATGGAGACCGTGAAGGAAATTAAGAGCCAACGAGGTTGGGACATTGATGTCATTGCGGGAAACGTGGCCACGGCCGACGGAGCCCGGGCATTACTCGACGCCGGGGCAGACGCGATCAAGGTCGGCATTGGACCTGGATCAATCTGCACCACGCGAGTGATCAGTGGCGTCGGCGTTCCTCAGGTGTCCGCAATTTTGGACGCTGTCGAGGTGGCGAATGAACGAGACAAACCAGTGATCGCTGACGGCGGAATTCGCTTCAGCGGTGACATCACCAAAGCGATTGCCGCGGGTGCTTCGACCGTGATGATCGGCAGCCTATTTGCCGGTCTGGCCGAAAGCCCAGGCAAGATGATTCTTTACCAAGGACGGACGTTCAAGTCTTACCGCGGAATGGGATCAATGGGCGCGATGGTAAAAGGAAGTAGCGATCGGTACCGACAAAAGAACACCGAAGCGGGCAAGCTTGTCCCCGAAGGTGTCGAAGGTCGTGTGCCGTTCAAAGGGCCACTCAGTGATTACGTTTACCAACTTGTTGGCGGACTAAGAGCTGGGATGGGTTACATCGGAACACGGACGATCCAAGAACTCAGACGCGACGCGTTATTCACACGCGTCTCGGCTGCGACGGTGAGGGAGAACCACCCGCATGACATCGCGATCACGCAAGAAGCGCCGAACTACAGTCCTGACGCCAAGTCAGGCGATTCTGTCTAA
- a CDS encoding penicillin-binding protein activator LpoB has translation MNRPTELAHLDAGALNDVRQSVTCGYFGLALLVVAIALSSGCASRQYGHLLASNDKDMVGSHAAGAATWNPLVDESVAKILSRCPPPVQTVAFEGVNNVPMDNGVIGSALATGPASVCFIGVENKSAEELGDFKDQLYEQIDSQINSAETFRGISRRMVDAALIETRMRPEALMLPQNRAVFAASLGRQGSPVDYLMFATVTTGTTDRNKSTQRDYTLTLEMVNLHTGEFLKESAKIRKGYSKTRAGKWWNFGIFDQADG, from the coding sequence ATGAACCGACCAACTGAACTCGCTCATTTGGACGCTGGAGCGCTAAATGATGTTCGTCAGAGCGTCACCTGCGGCTATTTTGGCCTCGCATTGTTGGTGGTCGCTATCGCGCTCTCGAGCGGCTGTGCGTCTCGCCAATACGGGCATTTACTCGCCAGCAACGACAAAGATATGGTCGGTTCTCACGCTGCGGGAGCGGCGACCTGGAACCCACTGGTGGACGAATCGGTCGCGAAAATCCTTTCGCGGTGCCCACCACCGGTTCAAACGGTCGCCTTTGAAGGCGTTAACAACGTTCCGATGGACAACGGAGTGATTGGGTCCGCCCTAGCAACGGGACCCGCGTCGGTGTGTTTCATCGGGGTCGAGAACAAAAGTGCCGAGGAATTAGGTGACTTTAAGGACCAACTTTACGAGCAGATCGATTCTCAGATCAATTCAGCGGAAACGTTCCGAGGAATAAGCCGCCGGATGGTCGATGCGGCCTTGATCGAGACTCGAATGCGTCCTGAAGCCCTGATGCTGCCGCAAAACCGGGCCGTGTTTGCCGCTTCCCTTGGTCGCCAAGGTTCACCGGTCGACTACTTGATGTTTGCGACGGTGACGACCGGCACGACCGACCGTAACAAGAGCACCCAGCGAGACTACACGCTGACCCTGGAAATGGTGAACCTGCACACAGGCGAGTTCCTGAAAGAGTCCGCCAAGATCCGCAAGGGTTACAGCAAGACTCGCGCGGGCAAGTGGTGGAACTTCGGTATCTTTGATCAAGCCGACGGTTGA